The following is a genomic window from Mya arenaria isolate MELC-2E11 chromosome 4, ASM2691426v1.
TGAGATTCAAAAGGTTTTCTTTATCATGGACTATTTTTGATAATGCTTTTCAACAACATACACTTAAAAGAACGAAGACAACATTTTGCTGAGGTCAATTCACAATTTCTGTACTGTGACCTCCCTCTTCATAATATAATGGGtcatggcggccatcttggaatTTGTCAGCCATCTTGGACGAAATTGTGGTGGGAACTGAGCGTTTTTTTTATAACCTAAACGTATGAATCATCAAGCaaagtttcataattttaatcCAAAGTGTACAATTTCGTGAAAATTTGTCTTGATATGACTGGTATATACGACCGGTGAGTTTATATGTATTGtgatttgaaatgtgtttttatctgttttgaataaatatgttgaaagcCATActaaattgataacttgttcatcggatttttccaaaaaataatggggcgagcgagcgaaataataataaaaatatttgttttgcatttagcaaaaaagaggagcgagcgtagagcgaacaaatatatttagTCATTTCactcacttttgctcacatgttattcacttattaactaaacaatgatattgtaaacagtacatggataacatccagtgaaagaatgataacactaaaagattatttgatacaaatattagatttgagatcaaacaattgtatttcttgaactatttcataaatgagagaactcaaaaccacatttttccagtttttttaaacctttttgaaaagtttttttcaaaataaccaatgcatggctaagttaaagcctggacacaaagcgccaatggtcacacccacctgcctgcccaatggcatatccaaatttattaactaggttttccactgttccttaggaaaacttggttaaaaataattctcttttaaaatacattgtcatatctcatgccatggaaataACTAAACAATGTGACTTGataaataactcacaaaatgaatataggcatttgcaatcaaatataaactacagctatcactcttgcttTGACTACACGATTGGCGTTGGTAGCTATCTAAGTTCtggaagagaatttacaaaataccTACACCGTATTATAAACCATTTCAGCACCAAATATGTCACAAAGAATTCCAGCCAGCGCCAAattgattttaggctttctcagaattgAACGCCTATCTTTTTAAATTTGCAGATTTTCCTTAATTTTTTAAGATATCTtattcaaatttagacaagtaatggaaaacataaacatatatacaaaagacacttttactttttttgtacTGCAAttactgattgtgtcaattttcatatatagcaaaataaatatttcaagaaaatacaagaatgagcaatattttttcataggCAAGAaccaatcagcataaatatttaacacttgaatgatttccatataatatatagtttaaatatacactgtgattaataccttttttcCAATCACACACTCTGACActgtttttatcctttttgactaatatttacaaaatatacacaatccagcttgattgatgtttttgtgtgaatggtaaagtcatgggattgcatgaagcacatatgaatgtcagtcaggttaatTGTTAGCGTCATTCTACTGTTCACGAGCATTGACTCATCGGCGGCCAAGGCCTCCACCACAAGCACGCCCTCGTTGCCTCATGGGGACAGGAATTACATGATCCGCTGCGTCagaggaatctgaaattttaataagcaatattatacataaatgtttattgttgtataatgtacattactgaaacagtaatatttctattatatattatagttCTATTaatgtacatgcattgcatatgaattaaataaacactatactctgatctgtagcaaaatattggtatattaacagcaaaacaacaaagaagttaaaatacacacccgaagtttttacctggacaggtgTAGCAGGCATAGATGAccgattggaaactgtcttttcactgtaaCGGTCATCCGAATTCCCGTCGAAAAGGATCCGAACCAAATTCTTTGATTAATCACTGTCAATCACGAaaaaattcagcacttcttgtccagtatatatacgtttacttttagcgtgagccaaattaaaacaaacacatttgtccaaaatttaatcaaactttaaatggtggtagaattgtcatttgttgacgtaattttcaagaatcaggaagtgaaacaaatgttttaaattgccaAGTTAGTCTtaatcatctagacgcttgtatccgggtctatatcgttcattgactctaattagagcggctgcatgattgaAACTAGCcggtgctttgataattgttacgatcgaaaaaCGCGGTTATAAGGGAAAAAActacattctactaaacaaataagcgctcgtaaaaaaataactattatttttaggcaggtgcgggaaatccgatgaacaagttattaatttggtgcGGCCTAAGGAATATATTATGCAATATTACGGCCACGAGAATAGTTATTATCAGGAATAGTGTATCTCAAAGTATCACGTGATATAGTGGTTTGATTGTGAAGTCTCGTTTAGTATGCTtaagtttacatttatatattttcaaagctgTGAATAATATGTGACAGCTTGcttttcaaattcacattaacgtGCAATCttatgcactattttaaaccgtattataatgttacaaattaggtgatttcaaattggcctagttatttgtccgaggttagctgcatttgcctgagcccgaaagggcaaataactgggtcaatatgaaatcacctaatttataagtattttattaattaactattaccattttggttaaaaacattcttataacttacctttaggTCACATTGAAGCCGTTTTTTTCCCATTAtccattcatggtgtctgcttttctagacttgactttgctgattttgacatgcatcctttaAGTGACAtagcacatacttatgaataaagcactggacattgtaaggaagcatgtctgtTCGTCTTAATTTcgccaaaacgtcaaatgtcCTATAAACCATGGTTTGGCAGCTCtcatctgtgttaatgcgatAATCTCTACTCACACGTGCAGCGggatttcattccgagatcttacCGTGTGGTCATTTTCGAGACGTCCGACATCGGTCGAATATATACATGTGGGAAAACATGGAAAAAATGACTCGGTACTTtcatttgagttgataatagtccagttgaatctgattaaaatcgcagttattaattatgattaaatCTATAACGAACAAGGCATTATAAGCAGAGTTTGCAGAAATAACCGAAGATCGCCGTTAATCACCGATCGGAGATTCGGCggaattttccgatatttgccgAGCGCGCGCTAAGGATTGttggtaaattattatttcttatcgtttcaccgATATGGGGCAGtttccaatccatggtttataggtccgtgacctttgtcgtccattttgtcgttgtaaaatatcagaacaatcgtaaaatccaccaacgggttaaatacaactgtaatattaAACCGTAAAAAGTaattcaatcattcaataggttcaagtattccaaataggtttatacgaagcacaaaaaattcaaaaaagtcggaaaacggaaaacaaaatggctacctttaaaaataatttccggcatatttctcatattaagcgagtttcgacagccaatgaaaatgaccAATTTCACAAATCCTATATTAGCCGATCTTTGTaaccaatcaaaacggaggaaactcataatagccgagttttgttgatattggccgagtttggtcgatatttagcgagttctggcatatattgtcttcaattgtctggtattggtaccgcaattgtctctgtatctcgtcaaattcGATAAGTTGATTAATAAAAGACCATACGTCGCATTTCGTTACCCATGCGCATTGATTCGTTTAACATGTCATGCCAGTGTAGATCTGacgatacctgatttcgatttgcggtACTAAAGTCTAAAGGCCGTACtaaaaagcattttttctcttaaaaagTTGGATTTAGTGCAAATTCGATTCATCTGTTTGCTTATAGACTCATGATTTGGTATTTACGATATAAACCCAATTTTAGCATACAATTCAGGCCGACATATTGAAGTGAGCATATAAAACGTATGGACTAATTTAAATCATGCAATTTTCAATgcacattacaaaaaaaatatttttattgcgTCTTTgcttttggaatattaaaatatatatatatactgcatTATCATTGACTATTCTGTCTTGTAGATAACAGTTTGAGGCCAGAAACAATGGATGGTAAGCATCTCAATCTATAGCAGATTCGTTTCTCTGGTGCTTTTCCGAGGTCAAACATATATAATTCCACACTCCAAAACATCgatgcaaaaacattttactcGCCTTTTGCAATATCCATACTTCCCGTGATAGCCCTCCGAAAAGTAGTTCCAAGTGGCATTGCTGGCTTGAGGCAAATGTGCTGGAAGAGCTTCGGCATGGGatttcagtgaaaataaagaactattCCTTTTAGAGACAATATTTATATTGGCATTTAATGACGTAAACGTTTCAAATGTGTAATTTTTAAATCATCTGAAAAATCTATAAAGCAAAccattaattgatattttaccaaaaaaatataactcgattttgaaatacatgcactaactttatatatatatatatatatatatatatatatatatatatatatatatatatatatatatatataaatgagtttGTATTtcctttgcttttttatataaaacaaagaattatgtataaaaatataaagatttctTATTATTTGCCGTTTCGAAAATTTAAccaataatttgaaataaaaatataaacgtAAAATGGAACTATAAGGAAAAGTTTGATATTAAGACAAAGGGTAAGGATTAACAACCACGGAtttgcatttataattatttaacattgtttacagGAGGCATATTTCTTCCTGTCGCCAATAGTCAGTAACAACTTTGCCAAATATTTGACAGAGATAATCAATTTGGGAAAGCGTTTGGTCACAAGAAGATCAACTACACGACTTTTATAACACAAATCTGCGAATGCCTGTTATTGCCATGGTTACAGTAAGGTCTTTTGGCGATGAGAAATGTACATTAGCACCATTCATGGTTGAAAGACGTGTGTTGCATGTTTTGCAGATTATTTCAGTGTATCCTTATTTCAACATACTCTGCTAATCATATCGTAATGCTTAAGCGTTTTGTAGTCCATAGTGTTACTAAAactaattgtaaaaatgttcacGTATTTTGTAAGTCCAGTgacgttttgaaaatattatttaagttatCTACTGCACTTTGCAATCCATCTTGATTAAACAAGTAGCTTTTATTTACGAATGTATGGTACCGTTTATGCAGCAATAGAAACACTGCAAGCTGATCAAAACGCTCGATCGGTTATCTTAATTACCAAATGAGCATAcctatacaattattttaagcAGAGTGATGTCTATTAAGCCTGCGAAGTTTAGTAAATAGAAAATTCACACAAAACCATGTATGGAATAATTCATCATCTTTATTGTACACGTTAATATGCaagtatatacaaattaaaacattcacCCAAAAATAGAAGATCATTCGAGTGAGCACCGTGAGTCATATTGTCACGTGTGGCGACGTCACATGCTGAACTTCCGGTGGTCACGAGATGTAATAAAATCTATTTCTcacttaaaacaacaatttattttatgcttcaaaCGGAGGCTTTaggtttttaaacatatttaatcaccatgacctttgaccaatGCACTAGGTTGAGTTCCTTATATTTTGACATCATAACTAAATTATTAAAGTGCATGCCGGAATAAAAGAGCGTAAAATTGCATAACACAGTTATACGTAGCACCccattttataaacacacaattaaccaattattaatatcaacattacaTACTGATCTTTATACAACAAACTGTTTTTCAATTGCTcacaaagctttaaaaatggattgcttatgaatacataaatcaatgttttattcagtgAGTCACGGAACATGTGTTTATGCCAAAACTTGGAAATTGAATACATGACATCATTGTTTCAAAGTATCTGCTGATTATAAATGTGGAAGCTAACAAGTTTTTAGTTGGCACTATCACTGATGAAATCATACAGATTCCTTTTGCAGGATGGGGAGTGATCGAACAGAGAGTGACTTATGGCGAATATCTGGTGACCGGAATATGCGTTTGATTTGCTGAATTTTTGATTTGCAGAAATTGTTGATGCTGTAAATGAAATCCAGCTGctcgatttttttctaaaatatagtTGGATACATGTAGCAAAATCATGCACGTAAATATTTGCTTGTTTCGGGCAGCTTGGCTTCTTCTCCGGATTGATCATAAGATTGACCCATGAACGAGCTCTTAACTGGAAGGTATGACGATAGCTAAAGTAGAAGGTCGGATTTGGGGTTTaggtgaaaaaacaacaactgatatTTAGTGGAGCTTTTTCGTCAATATTAACAAATGTGAGTGCagattatatttcaaaattacaagCTAGCCTTCgattcatttgtattttaatggtGTTTCTTGAAAACTAAGTTTCATCAACTCACACTATTTTGTACTTTCTGTAAAAGAGGccttaaaacatgtatattatagtaACTTTagaaaacaaagttttgaaTTTACTGTGGTAACCACAAGAGGAGCAACTTCAACTGTCGTTTGATTACGGAACAAGGGAGACAAATGCGGTAAAAGTagttcctttttaaaaaaacagtgaaatatcaaaacgttgtttcactgtttcaaaatgttatttcactgttaaaaacagtgaaaatttaaatgtaatacactgataaatttctataaaccaccggaaagcataaaataacgaataataatacaattgaaactaaagggacaagcccagtagtcgaaaaatCAAACATAGAGGCACAAGACAAggacccaaacgacaatgacaattgacacaaatatataaactcCACATGCACACATAACAGCACCACAAACAGATCATACACGCATAAGCCATCTTAGTCTTAGTGTATTTTAAAACTGTCTAGTTATCTCACACCAGTGGTtcaaatttgtattgaaaagtattaaatgagTACTATTAAACGATTCTGTCTGTTGACATAGATATACATTTACAGAATGTCTTTAATACTGAAGGATGGTACACGCAACAATTATGTTGTTGACTAATCTGTGTTCCCtcttttaaaaatagcacataagGGTTTCCCAGATAAAACCATACATGTTTATGAGAACAGACGCGATTTTTCAACTtgctgggatttacgtggtagacaacctcagaaaattttgaatttcgaaagatgcatgtgtcgtttGCGATGTGATACgtcagttagtaagattcaatgcgttgtaaacaacgatgtcaatttatgtcagttttcgacattgtctttttttcttgcaattgtatcatctggtgtctagcccctttaataaTACATTGGTAAAAGCTCACGTTTCatattgataccaagtttaactacaaattcaaattcaaaacgtATGTTTGAACAATCATAATAAAAACTCAAAACCACAATAAGCGCTGCGTAGCGAAAGTTTTGTAGTGCACtattaatgataatttatgaaataaaccaTAGAAAACGTGCaggaaaagagaaaaatatgaCTTGTGCATTATCTCTCCGGACAAAGGTTAACTGATATGTCGGTAACAGACTTTTACTTAAAacccatcatcatcatcatcatcatcatcatcatcatcatcagaagcatcatcatcatcagaagcattatcatcatcagaaGCATCATCATCAGAAGCATCATCAGAAGCATCATCAGAAGCAGTATCATCAAATCCGATATTGATCCGCCTTGTGAACATTCTATGTCGAACTTGGTTGTAAGATTTTGCGGATTTACGTGCACCGTTATCAGCATCATTATCATCGTCGCTAATCTCGCCATAGTCAGTTGTTAGACTTTGCTTCAAATCCCTGATATCTCTCTCATCCACATCTCGCAACATCTCCATGTCCGTAATGAAAACTCCATTCCTGTTTGGCATATTTTGCACTCGATTAAAAATCGTTGGGTCTTTCTCAAGCAAAAGCATCTCAATAAGACGCCGCCTTAAATGCTCCTCGTGACCTGTGTTTCCATCGATTCGTCTTAGAATATGGAAGACCGTATCGCCCCTTTTTGTAACCATAAGCGGATCTGCATCACGTGTATTCAACAAAATATGCACGGTATATATATCCGCTTTTTCGCATGCAACATGCAGTGGTGTTCTACCGTACTTATCAACTGCGTTGACGTTTACTTCAGCAACAAGTTTTGCTACcactttgatattttgtttatggaTTGCGGCGTGTAATGGTGTGTATCCTTGTTTTTCAGCAATTGTTCTGTCCGAGTAATGCAACAACATGCGCGTTGACGTTTTTTTGTCGTCCATTATGGCATAGTAAAGAGGGGTCCGTCCATAGAAATCCTTCACATTTGGATTAGCCCTCTCGTCAATTAGCATCTGGATCATCTTCCTGTCATTCTTCCAAACTGCGACATGAAACAGTGACATGCCCTTGATGAAAGATTTCTTGCCGTAAGATGCAATCCTTAGACTATCCTGACTAATGTCATGCTTCAAAAAGACCCTGACTGTTTCACAATAACCCCTGATCGCTGCCAGAAATATCGGATAATGCCCACGGTGGTCTTTGATcttaatgttgacatttttgtactttaaaaatgttttgacgaTCTCAGTCATGCCGAGGTCAGAAGCGATATGCAGGGGCGTCCTCTTAAATTTCCCACCCTTTTCGTTCAAAGGGGCATCATGATCAATAAGAAGCTGGATAATATCGGCGTGTTCATAGATGACTGCCTTGTGCAATGCTGTGAGTTTGCTATCATTCCTCACCTTTGGGTCAGCTCCATGTTCCAGCAGGCATTTTACTGCATTTGAGAAACCTTTTCTTGCTGCCACTATCAAAGGATAGTTTCCGTTTACAGCGTTGCCTTTGTCATTTATGTCAATTCCCTCGAACTCCACTATTGTTTCAAGAACCTTTTCAGCTTCAAACATCTTTCCCTTCGCGTGCATTGCGACATAAAGCGTATCGCCCGATACTTTGGCACTATGGCTCAGTAGCAATTTCATCATTTCAATATCTCCAGAGTGTGTTGCCAACAGAAGTGGATCGATTTGGTCCTTTGGAAAAACTTCTTGCTTTATCAACTCTTTCGCCAATACGCTAAACCCTCTGTACAGAGCGTATCCTGGAAGAAACATGaccatttctttcatttttattccatAGTCTAGAAAGTAACCTGTCATTTTCATCACTGGTACATTAAAAAGATCCTTATCGAGCTGCTCTTTTTGGATATACCCGATAAACGTCTTGACAAAACGTTCGTCGTTGAGCGCACTGTGTTTAAGTATTCCAAAGTCAATGTCATTGAATACTTCGATGGAATTGGAGCGTGGACCGTTACGCTGAAGCTGCTGAAATTCGTGTTTTGGTGGATCTTTTGACACAAAATTACAGTTCTTGCGGCCAatcatttttgcaattttttcaCTGAGATCACCATAACACAATTCCGGTACAAACACCCGAAGTTCGTCCGAGTTCTGAGCGACTGTAACACGTTCCATTAAAAAATCTCTTGGGCAGAGCTCAATGCATTCAGGGATTTTGTGACTTCCAAGGACTACCCCAACCATGTCCCCACATacaatgtgactgaatgtaTACTCACCAGCATGTTCGATCAACAGCAAAAGGTCATGAACGTGACTTTTCAGGGAAGATTTTAAAGTTCCCAACAATCCATTACTTATTGAAATTCCGAATAAGTCGGCCACATGTTTCATGTGATTTGACAGCTTTGATGCATTTTGCAAATCTCGCTCTTTCAATCTCATGTTTTTCTCAGCCCAAACAGCCACTAGTGCCAAAAACTTGCGGAATTGTATTGTTGATTGTGTATTGTCGTCTCCCTCTTCATCTTTGTACAACTGTTCAATAACCTCTTTAAAGTGTATTTCTGGTTTGCTAAAAAATTCAGAACCCAATTTGATCAACTCTTTGCTTTGTACAAACAATGTTGCGCACTGGGGAAAGCCGAACACAATATCTGTAGTTTTTCCTTCTTGCAAATTCATCACTCCTTCTGCTTTTCGCACACAATCGTCATATTTGATACCTCTACCTACCATCATTTTCTCAGACTGGTTTTTCTTTGCTCTAGACTCCAaaatctttttcttttcttcgaACGTCAAGAACTTTGACGAAGACAAAAGCAGCACGTTTCCATCTTtctcattaaatattgttattttgtcCAATTCTGCAATAGCTTCTTCTTTGATGTAGTGTCTGGTGGTAATAATGATTTTCAATCGTTTCTCTTTCTGTTTTGCTGCTGTAACCATTTCCAGCAGATATGGCTTCCAATCATGTACAAGCTTTTGATTCAGCGCTCCTCCTCCGAAAATGTCATCCACAATTACTGTTGTAAAAAGTTTTAAAGACCAGTCAACTTTTCTCCAATCACTCGCAGTACTCAGTTTTACGCAATTTTCTGGCTTTGTGTCATTAGCAAGAGCCAGTCTCGTTGCCATGGTTGTT
Proteins encoded in this region:
- the LOC128230332 gene encoding uncharacterized protein LOC128230332; this encodes MASVDGNQNEKYYLRLHMLVMKAGEVLRAYFDSIVPPANLAYHLKLKAHEHTLNNLKKRGKLSNKQYNMLYQNPDSEDFDISLLVLLLRNVCNLIPKHPIWDETKNKKITNTMRQDIASIVRIRNLRNKMQHAPVAHLKQKKFEKGWNLLEDAMVKLGQSCGLNTLKSEIDELKTKCIDLLTPEMKSLRENTRLFLEESCDADYVETARFQEAKRMLEEKRIIVLTGHPGEGKTTMATRLALANDTKPENCVKLSTASDWRKVDWSLKLFTTVIVDDIFGGGALNQKLVHDWKPYLLEMVTAAKQKEKRLKIIITTRHYIKEEAIAELDKITIFNEKDGNVLLLSSSKFLTFEEKKKILESRAKKNQSEKMMVGRGIKYDDCVRKAEGVMNLQEGKTTDIVFGFPQCATLFVQSKELIKLGSEFFSKPEIHFKEVIEQLYKDEEGDDNTQSTIQFRKFLALVAVWAEKNMRLKERDLQNASKLSNHMKHVADLFGISISNGLLGTLKSSLKSHVHDLLLLIEHAGEYTFSHIVCGDMVGVVLGSHKIPECIELCPRDFLMERVTVAQNSDELRVFVPELCYGDLSEKIAKMIGRKNCNFVSKDPPKHEFQQLQRNGPRSNSIEVFNDIDFGILKHSALNDERFVKTFIGYIQKEQLDKDLFNVPVMKMTGYFLDYGIKMKEMVMFLPGYALYRGFSVLAKELIKQEVFPKDQIDPLLLATHSGDIEMMKLLLSHSAKVSGDTLYVAMHAKGKMFEAEKVLETIVEFEGIDINDKGNAVNGNYPLIVAARKGFSNAVKCLLEHGADPKVRNDSKLTALHKAVIYEHADIIQLLIDHDAPLNEKGGKFKRTPLHIASDLGMTEIVKTFLKYKNVNIKIKDHRGHYPIFLAAIRGYCETVRVFLKHDISQDSLRIASYGKKSFIKGMSLFHVAVWKNDRKMIQMLIDERANPNVKDFYGRTPLYYAIMDDKKTSTRMLLHYSDRTIAEKQGYTPLHAAIHKQNIKVVAKLVAEVNVNAVDKYGRTPLHVACEKADIYTVHILLNTRDADPLMVTKRGDTVFHILRRIDGNTGHEEHLRRRLIEMLLLEKDPTIFNRVQNMPNRNGVFITDMEMLRDVDERDIRDLKQSLTTDYGEISDDDNDADNGARKSAKSYNQVRHRMFTRRINIGFDDTASDDASDDASDDDASDDDNASDDDDASDDDDDDDDDDDDGF